A region from the Musa acuminata AAA Group cultivar baxijiao chromosome BXJ1-10, Cavendish_Baxijiao_AAA, whole genome shotgun sequence genome encodes:
- the LOC103969810 gene encoding uncharacterized protein LOC103969810, with the protein MPTSCGSLPSMEETGGDGKLKLKSLDGAYDPICVLTVAPAECSSTCRGPSWSSCLAPAPQHEPDFIPAYSPVKPARRNPSPGPKRPEKGNVINPPFAWATDRRATIHTLRHLVSRGITEIHGESQCKRCEARRVIRYDLVDKFAAVAGFFGANQHHMHDRAPSKWMRPTFPDCEACGQRNCVRPILSEKKREINWLFMLLGQTLGYCTHKQLKYFCKYSANHRTGAKNRLVYLTYRSLCKQLDPTLRF; encoded by the coding sequence ATGCCGACCTCTTGCGGATCTCTGCCATCCATGGAGGAAACGGGAGGAGATGGAAAGCTAAAGCTAAAGAGCCTCGATGGTGCATATGATCCCATCTGTGTGCTTACTGTTGCACCCGCCGAGTGTTCCTCCACCTGTCGCGGGCCAAGTTGGTCCTCTTGTCTTGCGCCTGCTCCGCAACATGAGCCGGATTTCATTCCTGCTTACTCTCCGGTGAAGCCCGCCCGGCGGAACCCTAGCCCGGGACCGAAGAGACCCGAGAAGGGCAACGTCATAAACCCTCCCTTCGCCTGGGCCACCGACCGCCGCGCCACCATCCACACCCTCCGCCACTTGGTCTCCCGTGGCATCACGGAGATCCACGGCGAGTCGCAGTGCAAGCGGTGCGAGGCGCGCCGGGTGATCAGGTACGATTTGGTGGACAAGTTCGCCGCAGTCGCGGGCTTCTTCGGCGCCAACCAGCACCACATGCACGACCGAGCGCCGTCCAAGTGGATGCGCCCGACGTTCCCGGACTGCGAGGCCTGCGGGCAGCGTAACTGCGTGCGGCCGATCTTGTCCGAGAAGAAGCGCGAGATCAACTGGTTGTTCATGCTGCTAGGGCAGACGCTGGGCTACTGCACGCACAAGCAACTCAAGTACTTCTGCAAGTACAGCGCGAACCATCGCACCGGCGCCAAGAACCGGCTCGTCTATCTCACCTATCGCAGTCTCTGCAAGCAGCTCGATCCTACCTTGCGCTTTTGA